In the genome of Dermacentor silvarum isolate Dsil-2018 chromosome 1, BIME_Dsil_1.4, whole genome shotgun sequence, one region contains:
- the LOC119446773 gene encoding uncharacterized protein LOC119446773 produces MDRLKAKRSARRTQSTKIINEATTLLQSDCNDRTAFRKVIDKLVASRDELQKINAELEDVIPVDDLEREYESAAHYDDQTLETLTRLRDRLEDLTVGSTVLTPPSTTLNMPPAPTTVASQSFGPRLPTLTIKPFHGDVSQWTSFWEQFNGAVHTNTTLRTTDKFHYLRNYLLGEAAAATAGLPTTEACYESAIDLLKQRFGDRSRIVQHHFRALREMQPVTSPLDTRELRRLYDGVQLNVRCLNVLEVPTSSFAAMLYDLLIQYLPQEIVVAFHRLNRLQDYARGTEPSASGEATTTSCKKLEQLLRYTQIELETREHYAPSASSFKGGGSYRKHVPSSSVMHASVQSKQIRNECFFCKSTRHATEVCNATLTMSEKKNRLAKAMRCYRCTIKGHRANECRRKLVCAACKGRHASTMCDPAFRATRGEKPHNVVFDATKPMKAEIPRSTAVTSCQLDETINLQTFRSWIIGSNETSYVRGIFDGGSQRTFIKEDLVARLGLKIIRETCIAVNTFASDVPSRVRKCNVVEVRLRSQFDDSEYIIEAITMPVICHDISATAMECSFAAKLREQSYHLADDQTVPRGCGEKGISLLIGSDQLWSILSGDIIRSTEVQGLVAVKTNLGWTLQGPTMKTSFINGTSEVMICVLRVQAGEVKGSDRSTLESFWSLDAMGIAPNEATHGHADTMSVFQRKLVKIGKRYQIAVPCKEPDIELLQDNYSVALNRLRNLVKRISKPEGLLERYDTAIRQYIVSGHAEVVLDKESIDGPAYYMPHREVICEDSLTTKLRMDFDASSHAKGERSLNSCLETSPNLNPDLLQVLLRFRWYLVPMTADIEKAFLQVEIRKEDRDLFRFLWFDKSPAVPFTEEAVEV; encoded by the coding sequence ATGGACCGCCTGAAAGCGAAACGCTCTGCTAGACGAACCCAATCAACGAAAATCATTAATGAGGCGACGACGCTGCTGCAGAGCGACTGCAACGACCGCACGGCATTCAGAAAGGTTATCGACAAACTCGTCGCCAGCCGTGACGAGCTTCAGAAGATCAATGCCGAGCTTGAGGACGTGATTCCTGTCGATGATCTTGAAAGAGAGTACGAGTCCGCAGCGCATTATGACGACCAGACGCTTGAGACCCTGACACGCCTCCGGGACCGACTCGAAGATCTCACCGTCGGCAGCACGGTGCTGACTCCTCCCTCAACGACGCTCAATATGCCACCTGCCCCAACGACAGTTGCGTCACAGAGCTTCGGACCTCGTCTCCCAACGCTGACCATCAAGCCTTTCCATGGGGACGTGAGTCAATGGACGTCGTTTTGGGAGCAATTCAATGGCGCGGTCCACACGAATACAACTCTGCGCACGACGGATAAATTCCACTACCTCCGCAACTACCTGCTAGGGGAAGCAGCAGCTGCCACTGCCGGACTACCAACGACTGAAGCGTGTTATGAGAGTGCCATCGATCTGCTAAAGCAGAGGTTCGGGGACAGGAGCCGGATTGTACAGCATCACTTCAGAGCGCTCCGCGAAATGCAGCCCGTGACGTCTCCATTGGATACGAGGGAGTTGCGCAGGCTGTACGACGGAGTCCAGCTGAATGTCCGCTGCCTCAACGTCCTAGAAGTTCCAACTAGTAGTTTTGCGGCGATGCTCTACGACCTTCTGATTCAATATCTGCCACAAGAAATCGTCGTGGCATTCCACCGCCTTAACCGTCTCCAGGATTACGCACGAGGCACGGAACCCTCTGCTTCAGGGGAGGCAACCACAACGTCTTGCAAGAAACTCGAGCAGCTCTTGCGGTATACACAGATAGAGCTTGAAACAAGAGAGCATTATGCTCCATCGGCATCCTCCTTCAAAGGTGGTGGGTCCTACAGAAAGCATGTGCCATCGTCATCAGTCATGCATGCATCGGTACAATCAAAACAAATCCGCAACGAATGTTTCTTTTGCAAATCTACAAGACATGCAACCGAGGTATGCAACGCTACCTTGACCATGTCAGAGAAAAAGAACCGGCTGGCTAAAGCTATGAGGTGCTACCGATGTACTATAAAAGGCCACCGCGCAAACGAGTGCCGGCGGAAGTTGGTGTGCGCGGCCTGCAAAGGCAGGCATGCTTCAACGATGTGCGACCCAGCTTTTCGAGCGACAAGGGGCGAGAAGCCACATAACGTCGTATTTGATGCTACCAAGCCAATGAAGGCAGAGATTCCACGGTCGACTGCCGTTACAAGCTGTCAACTTGACGAGACCATTAATTTACAGACTTTTCGTTCTTGGATCATCGGTTCCAACGAGACATCCTATGTCAGAGGCATCTTCGACGGAGGCAGTCAACGCACGTTCATTAAGGAAGACCTGGTGGCGCGATTGGGACTAAAAATCATTAGAGAAACATGCATAGCGGTGAACACGTTTGCGTCAGACGTTCCTTCTCGTGTGAGAAAATGCAATGTCGTCGAAGTTCGTCTACGTAGTCAATTTGATGATAGCGAGTACATCATTGAAGCGATAACCATGCCAGTAATTTGCCACGACATCTCTGCCACGGCTATGGAGTGTTCATTCGCAGCCAAATTACGCGAGCAAAGTTACCACCTGGCGGACGATCAAACTGTGCCTCGAGGATGTGGCGAGAAAGGCATTAGCCTACTCATAGGATCTGATCAGCTTTGGAGCATCTTGAGCGGCGACATCATACGCAGCACGGAAGTGCAAGGATTGGTCGCGGTCAAGACTAATCTCGGCTGGACACTACAAGGTCCTACCATGAAAACGAGCTTCATAAACGGAACATCCGAAGTGATGATCTGCGTCCTCCGAGTGCAAGCTGGAGAAGTTAAAGGATCAGACCGAAGCACACTGGAGTCCTTTTGGTCGTTGGATGCTATGGGAATTGCGCCAAACGAAGCAACTCATGGGCACGCAGACACGATGTCTGTTTTCCAACGTAAACTTGTAAAGATTGGAAAGCGGTACCAAATAGCCGTGCCGTGTAAAGAACCGGATATTGAGCTACTACAAGACAATTACAGCGTCGCACTCAATCGTTTACGAAATCTGGTTAAGCGCATCTCGAAGCCCGAAGGATTGCTTGAGAGATACGATACGGCGATTCGTCAGTACATTGTTTCCGGCCATGCTGAAGTTGTACTTGACAAGGAATCGATAGATGGCCCTGCGTACTACATGCCACACAGGGAGGTTATTTGTGAGGACTCGCTCACAACCAAGCTCCGCATGGATTTTGATGCGTCCTCTCACGCCAAAGGGGAGAGATCTTTGAACAGTTGCCTCGAAACTAGCCCGAACCTAAACCCGGACTTACTGCAGGTTCTCCTTCGCTTCAGATGGTACCTAGTGCCTATGACAGCAGACATCGAGAAGGCGTTCCTGCAAGTGGAGATACGAAAAGAGGACCGTGACCTGTTCAGATTCCTGTGGTTTGACAAAAGTCCTGCTGTTCCTTTCACGGAAGAAGCGGTAGAGGTTTAG